Genomic DNA from uncultured Acetobacterium sp.:
TATGCCCAATACAGCGATGAAGCTGACCCAAGCAAAACGAACCTCGTCCCTCTCGAAGTCGTTGCCTGGATTCTGTCAAATTTTGCCACGCTGGATGATGTCAAAGCTGCCGTACCACAATTGAACATCGTTAATAGTCTAACAGAAACATTTGAAATCGTCCCTCCTCTTCACTGGATTGTAACCGATAAAACTGGACAGGCTATCGTTATTGAACCCATGAACGATGGTATTGTCATCCACGACAATCCACTGGGGGTCATGTCCAATAGCCCGGACTTTAACTGGCATCTTACTAATATCCGCAATTATATTGGTGTAAACCCCAATAAACTGGGTCCCATCAAAATTAATGGCGTCACATTTGCCCCCTTGGGAAATGGTGCCAGAACCTTTGGTTTGCCCGGAGATTACACCCCACCGTCGCGCTTTTTACGCGCTCTTTTCGGAAAAGAAGCCATCAATAACTTGGAAACTGAGGATGAAGGTGTCAAAGCGGCTTTTCATATTTTGTCATCAGTGGAAATTCCAAAAGGCAGTGTCATTACCGATGACGGGGTCGATTATACTCAATATACTGCTTGTATGGTATGTAATACGGGTTCATATTATTTTAAAACCTATGACAATAATCAAATCACTATGGCCTGTATTTTTGATCAAGATTTGAATGCTAGCGAACCTCAAGCCTGGACAATTCCACAAACCCAACAATACGGAAAATTAAAGTAATATTATAAAAGCATATCTTAATCTATAAATGATCCTAAAACTGATTAAAGCGCCGACCAAATTTTGATAGAAATTTGATCGGCGCTTTTTTTAATTATTTTTAGTCTATAAAACTATTTCCGATGAAGCACTACATTTGGACAGCCTTCAAAGGCTTTGTCACTAATTTCTTCAATGGTCGCCGGTAAATAAACATCAACTAAACTAACACAGTCTTTAAACGCCCATGCCAGTATTTTCTTTGTTCCCTCATTGATTTTCACAGTTTTTAACTGCGCACACTCGTTAAATGTGAAAGAAGCGATCCGCTCAACACTGCCAGGAATATCAATTTCTTCAATGCCGCATCGGGTCATGGCATATTGCCAGAAATCTTTGAGATTTGCTG
This window encodes:
- a CDS encoding choloylglycine hydrolase family protein, with amino-acid sequence MCTSLTLTTDNHLNMLARTMDFAYILDPDLVFVPRNYPLASQVDEVKRPAKYAIMGMGRKTEPAILTDGLNEAGLACATLYFPDYAQYSDEADPSKTNLVPLEVVAWILSNFATLDDVKAAVPQLNIVNSLTETFEIVPPLHWIVTDKTGQAIVIEPMNDGIVIHDNPLGVMSNSPDFNWHLTNIRNYIGVNPNKLGPIKINGVTFAPLGNGARTFGLPGDYTPPSRFLRALFGKEAINNLETEDEGVKAAFHILSSVEIPKGSVITDDGVDYTQYTACMVCNTGSYYFKTYDNNQITMACIFDQDLNASEPQAWTIPQTQQYGKLK
- a CDS encoding leucine-rich repeat domain-containing protein — its product is MYEYYNKNQDFAVCLMEVVGNGEEAIIPDDKNILIVCDDIFKGHKELVRAQFPDTVIEIGGFVFDGCENLKHVKLPANLKDFWQYAMTRCGIEEIDIPGSVERIASFTFNECAQLKTVKINEGTKKILAWAFKDCVSLVDVYLPATIEEISDKAFEGCPNVVLHRK